The proteins below come from a single Magallana gigas chromosome 10, xbMagGiga1.1, whole genome shotgun sequence genomic window:
- the LOC105344159 gene encoding integrin alpha-9 isoform X2 — protein sequence MKLSWTILFLIINCFKTLRAYNVDIKKPLIFFGSPVEQFGYATEILKSGDTERILIGAPANTKFKAAENTTGTLYNCPIQPSNLHTNGTSCIVIKPDTTAGGEDRFAATLYKNSDSIVICSPLRHHLHDYDAITGGCEFYFLNMTKRDIAYIRGRANETRAKGMYGFSVTAHNQSTFVLGGPNACQSDGGIAISTLGTRGVTHFDENKDCQNWNTGKYFGFALESFGSNRYVVGKPGFANEHGLIGMMEVIAIAEGKLERIKQINGKQIGGGFARSLSVADINGDGMLDIIVGAPFEYINMTGHSSVKADILVDVGRIYIFLGDNTNIITDKYIDISGDLVGLSRFGTSLSAIGDIDDDSFQDLAVGAPFEDEMRGAVYIFNGCHRPCLEKWKYSQKITARSLNTNLKGFGSYVSKTQEDIDANEWKDFAVGAYRSGNAVVLRTRPVISIEPKILFNENPVPLNSSGLPCAHQLDYPCLEFEVCFNMTGRGIHTGIYINFDLRGDNSMTNSRILINGNESSFRVEDYLLNGTGTTCKNFTGQVEDVGPKFFIYLNEPMVFSVNLSLSGTTEDTAVLPILSHTAPVSHINNVTFKTFCSRDEHCQPHLSGNLSISDDKFDGQYEIFTADISVRNFGDPSTATKIVIHKENSAEWQKGFVMDSNSEKVECTESNETVIICKVETDPFYPHQLVDISLDFKLDPKKGGAKGYVEFKMTVLYIASGQSDTEEVTISSVRKKRSSVVSVGGKPYEDQKEVDPKAAALIHSIVFGVHNRGPSAVDGLILQISVPWRIDTVDVLNNVNFDEKICKDGAVVTGPNDVQKLKQNELAINCSEKGVDCRLLECKVKQPLNIEELDSVNIELNISSNVVGLLEALLTMVPREFTFEPKKIDLGIVIGGSVGGLVFLIIVGIVLWKLGFFKRNKRQQVDEYKRRTAIMKRQSRMSKMSAVSKK from the exons ATGAAGCTGAGTTGGAcgattttatttcttatcattaACTGTTTTAAAACGTTGAGGGCCTACAATGTTGACATTAAGAAGCCTTTGATCTTTTTCGGATCTCCAGTTGAACAATTTGGATATGCCACGGAGATTCTGAAAAGCGGCGACACAGAGAG AATTTTGATCGGGGCACCGGCAAATACAAAGTTTAAAGCCGCAGAGAATACGACCGGGACATTATACAACTGTCCGATACAACCCAGCAATCTACACACCAATGGGACTTCTTGTATAGTGATAAAACCAGaca CAACTGCAGGTGGCGAAGACAGATTTGCAGCCACATTATATAAAAACAGTGATTCAATAGTg ATCTGTTCGCCCTTACGTCATCACTTACATGATTATGATGCCATTACTGGAGGATGTGAGTTTTACTTCTTAAATATGACAAAACGAGATATTGCTTACATTCGTGGCAGAGCAAATGAGACTCGGGCTAAGGGGATGTATGGATTCTCTGTGACTGCT CACAACCAGTCAACGTTTGTACTAGGTGGACCGAATGCATGTCAGAGTGATG GCGGAATAGCCATCTCTACCTTGGGAACACGTGGAGTGACTCATTTTGATGAAAACAAAGATTGCCAAAACTGGAATACTGGAAAATACTTTG GTTTTGCACTGGAAAGCTTTGGGTCGAATAGATACGTGGTCGGCAAACCTGGCTTTGCAAATGAACATGGGTTGATTGGAAtg ATGGAGGTTATAGCTATTGCTGAGGGGAAATTGGAAAGAATAAAACAGATTAACGGAAAACAG ATTGGCGGCGGATTCGCTCGCTCCCTTTCTGTGGCTGACATCAATGGAGATGGGATGTTGGACATCATCGTGGGAGCCCCCTTTGAGTACATAAACATGACCGGTCACTCCTCAGTGAAGGCTGACATTCTGGTCGATGTTGGAagaatttatatatttcttggCGATAACACA AATATCATCACAGATAAGTACATTGATATCTCGGGTGATCTGGTAGGACTTAGTCGGTTTGGAACATCACTGAGCGCTATTGGAGACATTGATGATGATTCGTTCCAAG atctCGCTGTTGGGGCTCCTTTTGAAGATGAAATGAGGGGTGCTGTGTATATTTTCAATGGATGCCATCGTCCGTGCTTGGAAAAGTGGAAATACTCACAAAAGATCACAGCAAGATCACTTAACACCAATCTAAAGGGATTTGGATCCTATGTCTCCAAGACCCAGGAAGATATTGATGCTAATGAATGGAAAG ATTTTGCGGTTGGAGCATATCGATCTGGAAACGCTGTTGTTTTAAGAACGAGACCAGTTATTTCCATAGAACCTAAAATTCTCTTTAATGAGAATCCCGTGCCGTTAAATTCATCTGGCTTGCCATGTGCTCACCAACTGGATTATCCATGTCTTGAATTTGAAGTTTGCTTCAATATGACCGGAAGGGGCATACACACAGGAATTT ATATAAATTTCGATCTTCGTGGTGACAATTCAATGACAAACTCTAGAATATTGATAAATGGTAATGAAAGCAGCTTTAGGGTTGAAGATTACCTGTTGAATGGAACTGGTACAACTTGTAAAAATTTTACGGGACAGGTCGAG GATGTTGGACCTaagttttttatatatttgaatgaGCCTATGGtattttctgttaatttatCTTTGAGTGGAACGACAGAAGACACCGCTGTTTTACCTATTCTGAGTCATACTGCTCCCGTCTCACATATCAACAAT GTAACTTTCAAGACGTTCTGTTCTAGAGACGAACATTGCCAGCCCCATTTGTCAGGGAATCTAAGCATAAGTGACGACAAATTTGACGgacaatatgaaatatttacagcgGACATTTCTGTCAGGAATTTTGGGGATCCTTCGACTGCAACAAAAATTGTGATACACAAAGAAAATTCTGCAGAATGGCAGAAAGGATTTGTCATGGACAGCAATTCTGAAAAGGTGGAGTGCACAGAAAGTAATGAAACCGTCATTATTTGCAAAGTGGAAACAGATCCATTTTATCCACATCAATTGGTGGATATAAGTCTTGATTTTAAGTTAGATCCAAAAAAAGGTGGAGCTAAGGGATATGTTGAATTTAAAATGACCGTCCTGTACATAGCTAGTGGTCAGTCGGATACAGAAGAGGTTACAATATCGTCAGTTCGAAAGAAGAGATCGTCTGTGGTATCGGTCGGTGG TAAACCATATGAGGATCAGAAAGAAGTGGATCCAAAGGCGGCAGCATTAATCCATAGCATTGTATTTGGCGTCCATAACAGAGGCCCTAGTGCTGTGGACGGCCTGATCCTGCAAATAAGTGTCCCATGGAGAATCGATACAGTAGATGTACTAAAT aacGTCAATTTTGACGAGAAAATCTGTAAAGATGGTGCAGTCGTAACAGGTCCAAATGACGTCCAGAAGTTAAAACAAAACGAATTAGCTAtt AACTGTTCGGAAAAAGGAGTAGACTGTCGTCTGCTAGAGTGTAAAGTAAAGCAACCCCTGAACATCGAAGAATTGGACAGTGTGAATATCGAACTTAACATCTCTTCAAATGTCGTGGGTTTATTAGAG GCACTCTTAACCATGGTACCCAGAGAGTTTACTTTcgaaccaaaaaaaattgatttaggCATAGTTATTGGAGGAAGCGTAGGAGGCTTGGTGTTCTTAATCATTGTAGGAATTGTTTTATGGAAG CTTGGATTTTTTAAACGAAATAAAAGACAGCAAGTTGATGAATACAAAAGAAGAACTGCCATTATGAAAAGACAATCAAGAATGTCAAAAATGTCGGCGGTATccaaaaagtaa
- the LOC105344159 gene encoding integrin alpha-9 isoform X1, which produces MKLSWTILFLIINCFKTLRAYNVDIKKPLIFFGSPVEQFGYATEILKSGDTERILIGAPANTKFKAAENTTGTLYNCPIQPSNLHTNGTSCIVIKPDTTAGGEDRFAATLYKNSDSIVICSPLRHHLHDYDAITGGCEFYFLNMTKRDIAYIRGRANETRAKGMYGFSVTAHNQSTFVLGGPNACQSDGGIAISTLGTRGVTHFDENKDCQNWNTGKYFGFALESFGSNRYVVGKPGFANEHGLIGMMEVIAIAEGKLERIKQINGKQIGGGFARSLSVADINGDGMLDIIVGAPFEYINMTGHSSVKADILVDVGRIYIFLGDNTNIITDKYIDISGDLVGLSRFGTSLSAIGDIDDDSFQDLAVGAPFEDEMRGAVYIFNGCHRPCLEKWKYSQKITARSLNTNLKGFGSYVSKTQEDIDANEWKDFAVGAYRSGNAVVLRTRPVISIEPKILFNENPVPLNSSGLPCAHQLDYPCLEFEVCFNMTGRGIHTGIYINFDLRGDNSMTNSRILINGNESSFRVEDYLLNGTGTTCKNFTGQVEDVGPKFFIYLNEPMVFSVNLSLSGTTEDTAVLPILSHTAPVSHINNVTFKTFCSRDEHCQPHLSGNLSISDDKFDGQYEIFTADISVRNFGDPSTATKIVIHKENSAEWQKGFVMDSNSEKVECTESNETVIICKVETDPFYPHQLVDISLDFKLDPKKGGAKGYVEFKMTVLYIASGQSDTEEVTISSVRKKRSSVVSVGGKPYEDQKEVDPKAAALIHSIVFGVHNRGPSAVDGLILQISVPWRIDTVDVLNNVNFDEKICKDGAVVTGPNDVQKLKQNELAINCSEKGVDCRLLECKVKQPLNIEELDSVNIELNISSNVVGLLERYKMLKYVVTAKLNLSEESGFEGRFINEDGEALLTMVPREFTFEPKKIDLGIVIGGSVGGLVFLIIVGIVLWKLGFFKRNKRQQVDEYKRRTAIMKRQSRMSKMSAVSKK; this is translated from the exons ATGAAGCTGAGTTGGAcgattttatttcttatcattaACTGTTTTAAAACGTTGAGGGCCTACAATGTTGACATTAAGAAGCCTTTGATCTTTTTCGGATCTCCAGTTGAACAATTTGGATATGCCACGGAGATTCTGAAAAGCGGCGACACAGAGAG AATTTTGATCGGGGCACCGGCAAATACAAAGTTTAAAGCCGCAGAGAATACGACCGGGACATTATACAACTGTCCGATACAACCCAGCAATCTACACACCAATGGGACTTCTTGTATAGTGATAAAACCAGaca CAACTGCAGGTGGCGAAGACAGATTTGCAGCCACATTATATAAAAACAGTGATTCAATAGTg ATCTGTTCGCCCTTACGTCATCACTTACATGATTATGATGCCATTACTGGAGGATGTGAGTTTTACTTCTTAAATATGACAAAACGAGATATTGCTTACATTCGTGGCAGAGCAAATGAGACTCGGGCTAAGGGGATGTATGGATTCTCTGTGACTGCT CACAACCAGTCAACGTTTGTACTAGGTGGACCGAATGCATGTCAGAGTGATG GCGGAATAGCCATCTCTACCTTGGGAACACGTGGAGTGACTCATTTTGATGAAAACAAAGATTGCCAAAACTGGAATACTGGAAAATACTTTG GTTTTGCACTGGAAAGCTTTGGGTCGAATAGATACGTGGTCGGCAAACCTGGCTTTGCAAATGAACATGGGTTGATTGGAAtg ATGGAGGTTATAGCTATTGCTGAGGGGAAATTGGAAAGAATAAAACAGATTAACGGAAAACAG ATTGGCGGCGGATTCGCTCGCTCCCTTTCTGTGGCTGACATCAATGGAGATGGGATGTTGGACATCATCGTGGGAGCCCCCTTTGAGTACATAAACATGACCGGTCACTCCTCAGTGAAGGCTGACATTCTGGTCGATGTTGGAagaatttatatatttcttggCGATAACACA AATATCATCACAGATAAGTACATTGATATCTCGGGTGATCTGGTAGGACTTAGTCGGTTTGGAACATCACTGAGCGCTATTGGAGACATTGATGATGATTCGTTCCAAG atctCGCTGTTGGGGCTCCTTTTGAAGATGAAATGAGGGGTGCTGTGTATATTTTCAATGGATGCCATCGTCCGTGCTTGGAAAAGTGGAAATACTCACAAAAGATCACAGCAAGATCACTTAACACCAATCTAAAGGGATTTGGATCCTATGTCTCCAAGACCCAGGAAGATATTGATGCTAATGAATGGAAAG ATTTTGCGGTTGGAGCATATCGATCTGGAAACGCTGTTGTTTTAAGAACGAGACCAGTTATTTCCATAGAACCTAAAATTCTCTTTAATGAGAATCCCGTGCCGTTAAATTCATCTGGCTTGCCATGTGCTCACCAACTGGATTATCCATGTCTTGAATTTGAAGTTTGCTTCAATATGACCGGAAGGGGCATACACACAGGAATTT ATATAAATTTCGATCTTCGTGGTGACAATTCAATGACAAACTCTAGAATATTGATAAATGGTAATGAAAGCAGCTTTAGGGTTGAAGATTACCTGTTGAATGGAACTGGTACAACTTGTAAAAATTTTACGGGACAGGTCGAG GATGTTGGACCTaagttttttatatatttgaatgaGCCTATGGtattttctgttaatttatCTTTGAGTGGAACGACAGAAGACACCGCTGTTTTACCTATTCTGAGTCATACTGCTCCCGTCTCACATATCAACAAT GTAACTTTCAAGACGTTCTGTTCTAGAGACGAACATTGCCAGCCCCATTTGTCAGGGAATCTAAGCATAAGTGACGACAAATTTGACGgacaatatgaaatatttacagcgGACATTTCTGTCAGGAATTTTGGGGATCCTTCGACTGCAACAAAAATTGTGATACACAAAGAAAATTCTGCAGAATGGCAGAAAGGATTTGTCATGGACAGCAATTCTGAAAAGGTGGAGTGCACAGAAAGTAATGAAACCGTCATTATTTGCAAAGTGGAAACAGATCCATTTTATCCACATCAATTGGTGGATATAAGTCTTGATTTTAAGTTAGATCCAAAAAAAGGTGGAGCTAAGGGATATGTTGAATTTAAAATGACCGTCCTGTACATAGCTAGTGGTCAGTCGGATACAGAAGAGGTTACAATATCGTCAGTTCGAAAGAAGAGATCGTCTGTGGTATCGGTCGGTGG TAAACCATATGAGGATCAGAAAGAAGTGGATCCAAAGGCGGCAGCATTAATCCATAGCATTGTATTTGGCGTCCATAACAGAGGCCCTAGTGCTGTGGACGGCCTGATCCTGCAAATAAGTGTCCCATGGAGAATCGATACAGTAGATGTACTAAAT aacGTCAATTTTGACGAGAAAATCTGTAAAGATGGTGCAGTCGTAACAGGTCCAAATGACGTCCAGAAGTTAAAACAAAACGAATTAGCTAtt AACTGTTCGGAAAAAGGAGTAGACTGTCGTCTGCTAGAGTGTAAAGTAAAGCAACCCCTGAACATCGAAGAATTGGACAGTGTGAATATCGAACTTAACATCTCTTCAAATGTCGTGGGTTTATTAGAG AGAtacaaaatgttgaaatatgtggTAACAGCAAAACTTAACCTCTCTGAGGAATCGGGTTTTGAGGGTCGTTTCATAAACGAGGATGGTGAG GCACTCTTAACCATGGTACCCAGAGAGTTTACTTTcgaaccaaaaaaaattgatttaggCATAGTTATTGGAGGAAGCGTAGGAGGCTTGGTGTTCTTAATCATTGTAGGAATTGTTTTATGGAAG CTTGGATTTTTTAAACGAAATAAAAGACAGCAAGTTGATGAATACAAAAGAAGAACTGCCATTATGAAAAGACAATCAAGAATGTCAAAAATGTCGGCGGTATccaaaaagtaa
- the LOC105344146 gene encoding uncharacterized protein: MQIRFFLVAILVCALLIEDSDAWWWRRRRTSRSRCPSRSGASPYYFGTTKLLCMTKKGKRESAPSRSTWAFSHRFIYYKGKYFDFLGNSKVAISNSRLEGDKCSGGIESRPAGYSSISLACIEGCAKNYRCTFGRYGLFRNNCHKFANRISAVLCTRSSYCPAWCRGPCNDVSYGRKR, translated from the exons ATGCAAATACGATTCTTCTTG GTCGCCATCTTGGTGTGTGCGCTCCTCATCGAGGATTCTGATGCTTGGTGGTGGAGGAGAAGAAGAACAAGTCGAAGTAGATGTCCCTCCAGAA GCGGAGCGTCTCCGTATTATTTTGGCACCACTAAACTGCTCTGCATGACAAAGAAAGGCAAAAGAGAGTCGGCTCCATCAAGAAGTACTTGGGCATTTTCTCATCGCTTCATTTACTACAAAGGGAAATACTTCGATTTTCTTG GAAATTCGAAGGTTGCCATCTCTAACTCTCGCTTAGAGGGAGATAAATGTAGCGGGGGCATAGAGAGCCGCCCAGCCGGTTACAGCAGCATCAGCCTGGCTTGTATCGAGGGGTGCGCCAAAAACTACAGGTGTACGTTTGGACGTTATGGGCTATTTAGGAACAACTGCCACAAATTTGCAAACAGAATATCAGCAGTGCTGTGCACGAGATCCAGCTACTGTCCAGCATGGTGCCGTGGACCGTGTAATGATGTCTCTTACGGCCGCAAACGATAA